The Clostridia bacterium genome contains a region encoding:
- a CDS encoding AraC family transcriptional regulator, producing MICFADLYKNEYNVGAIRALPQIWQEGESFSYKDFPRPDSGILLFRQGETICHTPNGDLRLQKGDALFIGQGSNYEMSFYNADGLPVRDRMINFELTDSKGNLLPMANQFSVVRNADLKAEFMQCYRLTRKANVYPAKLKVAITEMLFSMSLHKGESKRKVTPVDEAIEYISENYLSEAVKISHLANLCHMSEANFRRVFRKETGMSPKEYLSDLKVKRANVLLSYPDVTVAAIAEDLGFSDVSYFIRFYKKQTGKSPGKFKYKA from the coding sequence ATGATTTGCTTTGCGGATTTGTACAAAAATGAATACAATGTGGGTGCCATCCGTGCCCTTCCGCAAATCTGGCAGGAGGGAGAATCCTTTAGCTATAAAGATTTTCCCCGTCCCGATTCGGGTATTTTGCTGTTCCGCCAGGGCGAGACAATTTGTCATACTCCAAACGGAGATTTGCGCTTGCAAAAGGGAGACGCGTTGTTTATCGGACAAGGCTCGAATTACGAAATGTCCTTTTATAATGCAGACGGGTTACCCGTCAGAGACCGCATGATAAATTTTGAGCTTACCGACAGCAAAGGGAATCTCTTGCCGATGGCAAATCAGTTTTCGGTTGTTCGGAATGCGGATTTGAAGGCGGAATTTATGCAATGCTACCGATTGACGCGCAAGGCAAATGTGTATCCCGCAAAGCTTAAAGTTGCCATTACCGAAATGCTGTTTTCCATGTCTCTGCACAAAGGGGAGAGCAAACGCAAAGTAACGCCTGTGGACGAAGCGATAGAATACATCTCGGAAAACTATCTTTCCGAGGCGGTTAAAATTTCGCATCTGGCAAATCTTTGCCACATGTCGGAGGCTAATTTCAGGCGTGTTTTCCGCAAGGAAACGGGCATGTCCCCGAAAGAATACCTGTCCGATTTGAAAGTTAAAAGAGCCAATGTGCTTTTGAGCTATCCCGATGTTACGGTGGCGGCAATCGCTGAGGATTTGGGATTTTCGGATGTGTCCTATTTTATCCGTTTTTACAAAAAGCAGACCGGCAAAAGCCCGGGTAAATTTAAATATAAGGCATGA